The following coding sequences lie in one Longimicrobiaceae bacterium genomic window:
- a CDS encoding M1 family metallopeptidase, with the protein MRRTSKLAALVFVAAVSTPCAAHAQAGASQPASASAASDTSTRLVRPVPVTHAYQAALAAGTRTATGQPGGAYWQQRVSYRIDAELDPATALLRGRERVVYHNRSPRALPFIALNLYQNIFTPGVPRNRTVPVFNGGVTLESVAVGGAALADRSGEAATNPVSPGYVVRGTLARLNLPHPLASGDSLVLDVAWHHTVPPKGAFRTGWEDALGGRVLQVAQWYPQIATYDDVRGWDETPYLGDGEFFLEYGDFDVSLTLPAGWLVGGTGTLRNPEQVLTAAERTRLASAARSDSALAIVTEADLRNHAATAAGTGGRLTWRFSASDVRDFGFCASDRYLWDAGRVAIPTDGGGTRDVMVHSLYRPGAPGWERGAKYGQHAIGFLSRRIMPYIYPQVTVSEGPIFGMEYPMLVFIARPEAAADLQSVIAHEVGHQWFPMMVGSDEASFAWMDEGINSWDEDEMRADFFPGTDPWAETRTTYLRVAGKDNEVPLMRHTDLVSPYGARTVAAYTKPAVVMRSLRAVVGTDAFNRAMTTYAREWRLKHPYPWDFFHTVERVSGQKLDWFFYPWWFETGTLDQAIASVRPVDGGVEVTVRDFGQIAMPTTVVVTGDNGATTEAEIPVSAWLGGHTRTVTVTVPAMGRATRVELDPRQLFPDVDRANNVWPFAPAPPNR; encoded by the coding sequence CACGGCCACGGGCCAGCCCGGCGGCGCGTACTGGCAGCAGCGCGTGAGCTACCGGATCGACGCGGAGCTGGACCCGGCCACGGCGCTGCTGCGCGGCCGCGAGCGCGTGGTCTACCACAACCGCTCGCCGCGCGCGCTGCCGTTCATCGCCCTGAACCTGTACCAGAACATCTTCACGCCCGGCGTGCCGCGGAACCGCACCGTACCCGTGTTCAATGGCGGCGTCACGCTGGAGAGCGTCGCGGTGGGCGGCGCCGCCCTGGCGGATCGCAGCGGCGAGGCGGCGACGAACCCGGTGAGCCCCGGCTACGTGGTGAGGGGCACGCTCGCGCGCCTCAACCTGCCGCACCCGCTGGCGTCCGGCGACAGCCTGGTGCTGGACGTGGCCTGGCATCACACCGTGCCGCCGAAGGGCGCTTTCCGCACCGGGTGGGAGGACGCGCTGGGCGGCCGGGTGCTCCAGGTGGCGCAGTGGTACCCGCAGATCGCCACGTACGACGACGTGCGCGGCTGGGACGAGACTCCGTACCTGGGCGACGGCGAGTTCTTCCTGGAGTACGGCGACTTCGACGTGTCGCTCACTCTGCCCGCGGGCTGGCTGGTGGGCGGGACGGGCACGCTCCGGAACCCCGAGCAGGTGCTCACCGCTGCCGAGCGCACCCGCCTGGCCTCTGCCGCGCGCTCCGACAGCGCGCTCGCCATCGTCACCGAGGCCGACCTGCGCAACCACGCCGCCACCGCGGCCGGCACGGGCGGGCGGCTCACGTGGCGCTTCTCGGCCAGCGACGTGCGCGACTTCGGCTTCTGCGCGTCGGACAGGTACCTGTGGGACGCGGGCCGCGTCGCCATCCCCACCGACGGCGGCGGCACGCGCGACGTGATGGTGCACTCGCTCTACCGGCCAGGCGCGCCTGGATGGGAGCGCGGCGCGAAGTACGGGCAGCACGCCATCGGCTTCCTCAGCCGGCGCATCATGCCGTACATCTACCCGCAGGTCACGGTGAGCGAGGGACCCATCTTCGGGATGGAGTACCCGATGCTCGTCTTCATCGCCCGTCCCGAGGCCGCGGCGGACCTGCAGAGCGTGATCGCGCACGAGGTGGGGCACCAGTGGTTCCCCATGATGGTGGGCAGCGACGAGGCCTCGTTCGCGTGGATGGACGAGGGCATCAACTCGTGGGACGAAGACGAGATGCGCGCCGACTTCTTCCCCGGCACCGACCCGTGGGCCGAGACGCGCACGACGTACCTCCGCGTTGCCGGCAAGGACAACGAGGTCCCGCTCATGCGCCACACCGACCTGGTCTCCCCGTACGGCGCGCGGACGGTAGCGGCGTACACCAAGCCCGCGGTGGTCATGCGCTCGCTGCGCGCGGTGGTGGGCACCGACGCGTTCAACCGCGCCATGACCACCTACGCGCGCGAGTGGCGCCTGAAGCACCCGTACCCGTGGGACTTCTTCCACACGGTCGAGCGGGTGAGCGGGCAGAAGCTGGACTGGTTCTTCTACCCGTGGTGGTTCGAGACGGGCACCCTGGACCAGGCCATCGCGAGCGTGCGGCCGGTCGATGGCGGAGTGGAGGTCACCGTCCGCGACTTCGGCCAGATCGCGATGCCCACGACCGTCGTCGTCACGGGCGACAACGGCGCGACCACCGAGGCGGAGATCCCGGTGAGCGCCTGGCTCGGCGGCCACACGCGCACCGTCACGGTCACCGTCCCGGCCATGGGCCGCGCCACCCGCGTGGAGCTGGACCCGCGCCAGCTCTTCCCGGACGTGGACCGCGCCAACAACGTCTGGCCCTTCGCCCCGGCTCCGCCGAATCGGTAG
- a CDS encoding GNAT family N-acetyltransferase — MTKTRNDAHSRDDLSPSTESPSSGPSSAGGTLVTARLELVPATAEILRAELDDRARFAELLDAHVPAEWPPELYERENTEHALAAAEAKGGSPPWPMYYIVERAAEGGRRLVGISGFNTEPRDGAVELGYGLVAAAQGRGYATEAVRAMIGRAFADPSVHTVIGETLPDLAASIRVMERCRFVPVAESSAPGIVRFALRREGPPPRLA, encoded by the coding sequence TTGACCAAGACCCGGAACGACGCGCACTCGCGCGACGACCTTTCCCCATCTACCGAATCCCCATCTTCCGGTCCGTCATCGGCCGGCGGCACGCTCGTGACCGCGCGGCTGGAGCTAGTGCCCGCCACGGCGGAGATCCTGCGCGCGGAGCTGGACGACCGAGCGCGGTTCGCGGAGCTGCTTGACGCACATGTGCCGGCTGAGTGGCCGCCGGAGCTGTACGAGCGCGAGAACACCGAGCACGCCCTCGCCGCGGCCGAGGCGAAGGGCGGCTCGCCGCCGTGGCCGATGTACTACATCGTCGAGCGCGCCGCAGAGGGCGGGCGGCGGCTGGTGGGCATCAGCGGCTTCAACACGGAACCGCGCGACGGTGCGGTCGAGCTCGGCTACGGGCTGGTCGCCGCTGCGCAGGGCAGAGGCTACGCGACCGAGGCCGTCCGGGCGATGATCGGCAGGGCGTTCGCCGACCCGTCGGTGCACACCGTGATCGGCGAGACGCTGCCGGACCTGGCGGCTTCCATCCGCGTGATGGAACGGTGCAGGTTCGTGCCCGTGGCGGAGTCTTCCGCGCCGGGAATCGTGAGGTTCGCCTTGCGGAGAGAAGGGCCCCCTCCCCGCCTCGCTTAG